In one window of Camelina sativa cultivar DH55 chromosome 15, Cs, whole genome shotgun sequence DNA:
- the LOC104747014 gene encoding protein CONTINUOUS VASCULAR RING 1, producing MGDAKPGIVMANRDRELLIPVAHSGEDDHDSTPKPSSSSSSSSSGQETFYKLIRSWASKKFMTGCVILLPMAITFYVTWWFIHFVDGFFSPIYTHLGIDIFGLGFITSITFIFLVGVFMSSWLGTSVLNLGEWFIKRMPFVRHIYNASKQISTAISPDQNTQAFKEVAIIRHPRIGEYAIGFITSTVVLQTYADEEELCCVYVPTNHLYIGDIFLVNTKDVIRPNLSVREGIEIVVSGGMSMPQVLSTLDMRTPTERSRSRN from the exons ATGGGCGACGCGAAACCTGGGATCGTCATGGCTAATAGAGATCGTGAGCTTCTGATTCCAGTTGCTCATTCCGGCGAAGATGATCATGATTCTACGCCtaaaccctcttcttcttcttcgtcttcttcttctggtcaAGAG ACATTTTACAAGTTGATCAGAAGCTGGGCGTCAAAGAAGTTCATGACCGGATG TGTAATCTTGCTTCCAATGGCAATTACTTTCTACGTGACTTGGTGGTTTATTCATTTCGTGGATGGATTTTTCTCTCCGATATATACTCATCTCGGAATTGATATATTTG GACTTGGTTTTATCACGTCCATTACATTTATCTTCTTAGTTGGGGTGTTCATGTCTTCATGGTTGGGTACATCGGTTCTAAATTTGGGAGAGTGGTTTATCAAGCGAATGCCATTTGTTCGTCACATCTACAATGCCTCTAAGCAAATCAGCACTGCCATATCACCAG ATCAAAACACCCAGGCTTTCAAAGAAGTCGCCATTATAAGGCATCCACGTATTGGTGAATACGCAATTGGGTTCATTACATCGACTGTTGTTCTCCAG ACTTACGCAGATGAGGAGGAGCTTTGCTGTGTATATGTGCCAACAAATCACCTTTACATTGGGGATATATTCCTTGTTAATACAAAAGATGTGATCAGACCAAATCTTTCAGTAAGAGAAGGCATAG AGATTGTTGTGTCGGGAGGAATGTCGATGCCACAGGTTTTGTCAACGCTTGATATGAGAACGCCTACAGAGAGAAGTAGAagtagaaactaa